The following nucleotide sequence is from Pangasianodon hypophthalmus isolate fPanHyp1 chromosome 8, fPanHyp1.pri, whole genome shotgun sequence.
TGGCTGCGAGGTAAAGTTACCATGTATTTCAGataaattacataaaactaAGTAGACCTACCATATCTAAGgaatatgcattttttaaagactGATTTTaacaaacctttttaaaaacatttaacagacattagctggctagctactGTAACTTAGGCGAATGGTGTCTTCAGTAGCTTGCTACGTTTCTAGCTACATAGTTAGCTATCTAGGCAAGATGCCTCTTACACTTTACCCTGATTGTTAACTATAAGCTGTAGGTAATCACGACCAAACATGGAAGTAACATGttaagtttaatacagagctttcatatTGTAAACCatcaaaagatctggctagctagtgtagctcactcagctagctaatggcttactTGTACATGTTTCCACAGGTTgaatgttgagctgtgaaatgctgaTTTCGCCACAAGTTTTCGCTCGCATAATTTGCAGATAATTTTCACATTGTTtcctttaaagcatttaaaactaaaatctgactctgtctcagacattgcggCTGCTAAGCGTTTGGCGCCTGGAGTTAGGACTTTCCtcaggaaactgctttattttgattgaaTCTAGAAATCAACTTATGTAAAATATGCACACACTGCCTTTTAATTGAGTTACAGTCTTCTGgggttaaatgcattttttaaaaaactctgtaacagtgataaaaaataAACGTAATGACGTtgaatattttactttatttgaaaactcaagtaaaagtactatgATGTAATTATACTCAAAAAATGTTGTTACAGTGAATCATGTACTCAAGTACTGTCTCAAGAGTACATTCAGCTTGTTACAATCCAGCTctgctttttatatatttgtcttTATGATACATGGTATTGATTCTGTACATTCCATACGCTTGTCAAACTGCATTGatgttaaattttaattaatgtgtaGCTGAAATACCAATAATTAACTGGATGGTCAGGCTCCGCTGGCATTCGAGCTGTCTAATTGTCTATCCTGTCTAATTATTCATCTTTTAGCCAGTAATTATCTACTCAAATTAGGCAAAGATTATAGTCTATACAAGCTGGCTAAAAGACTTGGCTCGGTTCTGGAGTAATCATCATGATCTTGCTTCACTCCTGTCACATATGAAGCCAAACACGGTCTAAGCAATGGCAAAAGCCATAATTGTGGAACTGAAAATCATATTATATAATGAATTGCACAATGGAGATGCCATTTAATAAGATTAAACCAAAAGTGTGTAGATGTTGTTTATATTGGGCTAACTATGAGTCTGCCCTACAAAAAGCACATGAAATGAACAATCAGTTCTTAGATAATGTCCAATAGAattttgttcacatttatttatttggcatgAGATTTTATCTAAGGCAAATTCTGTGTGAGACTTAATCTCTATACACCAGATCTGTAGTGTTTGGCAGGTTTCTCTggactgagaaaagaacaggaaCCATTTACTGGAAACTGACTTATAATGAAACTCAATCACAATGAAACCTACACATAATGGAAGCCTTAGGGCAGTTGTTTAATTCTGACAATAAACCCTTGACACTTTATCAGTAAAGGCCTTAGAATGAGACAGAAAGGGTTTGTAAGGTTATCTGTGGCATCTGTTTTTAGTTTGAGCTACATTCACTCTAGCAGTAACACATAACCATAAATCCTTCCCTCTGATAAAGTAGTTCCATCTCTGAAAGGACAAATTACACAGATTTAGAACTGATCTCATGAAAATGGTTATTGACAGCCCCTACGAGTGCTTGGGgctatttttttcctcagtgcaGGGACATGTGATGGAATTCTTGTCCCTTGTAATCACACATATTCTACATATGCTGATGGTAGAAACTAGGataaaaatgctggagtattcgTAACAACCGGTAAGCTTCTGATATTGCATTTATtggtatttttttctaaaattattGTCTGATCTAAAGATCTAAATGAACTGTGATTATTTCAGCTAGATGGACTCAAGCATCTGAACACAGGTTATATATTCCCTCCTCATTTATGCTCCTTGGTGTGTTATTCTCACCTTCCTCCACACTTTCGTATTCTCTCGTTCTCCTCCACCACCGCCACAACTACAATCACTTGAAACTGTTAATGGCCTGATTGTAATTCCAAGTCAAGCTCGGTTAGTTAGGCTTGATGGAAGGCAAACTAAACTGCTTTGgacttttccttttcctttgtgtgtagtgtgtgacaGGAATGTGTGTGGTGAGAGAGAACATGATTAGACGTgtgttcacactgtgtgtgtaatgccAGTGtaagacctgtgtgtgtgtgtgtgtgtgtggttagcaCAGTGTGTTCAGCGACAGATGGTGAAGCACCTCGGAGAGTTTAATAGTCAGATTTTCCATTCAGTTGAATAAGGGAAAGGAAGGAGGAGCAGCAAAAATATTGTGACTGACTAATCTCTCAGTGTGTATTGGGGAAAAGCAGGCACTTCATTccgtctcaaaaaaaaaaggattaatattacagtttaatgttGGGCAGCAGGGTGCTTACAAATATCAGTTTAACTACATCTCCCAGTTACGAGGTGCTTGTgttgccatttttttccctctaactGTATTCCCGATATGTaactttgttattttaatggaaTATGTTATTGAATGAATCAGAATTCACCCCTCTGTACCTTTTCAAAGTCACATGCACACATAATCCTAAAGCGTGGGGAagcattttgtgtgtatttacatgaAAATTGTCCATATTCCTAATAAATCAATTTTACACTGAGATTTTATTAAATCAAGGGAGTGTCTCGAAATGCTGACTTTATTATTATCACAGTAATATTGGTTTCATGCACAATAACATGAAAATATCTGTGAAAAGATTTACCTTATGTACAGAACCCACACTCATGTTTATACTCTTTTACATCCAGTAAAATATTCTATTTTAAAGAAGAAGTGTTCACAAAGTGGTTtacattattgtaattttttttcattgattaattcacctctctctcttttctcttccagTTTTTCGCCATCTTTGCTTTCTCCACCTGTGGCTCTTACTCCGGAGTCTTCCGCATGAGTGTGGAGTGTAAGAACCGCTCGCAGAGTGACCTGGACATCGATGTCGAGTTCTCCTACCCGTTCAGGTCAGGGTTATGGCACCATTAATAGCTTTTTCACTCAGTCACagtaattattaatgaatgaattaattattattgatattcTGCTGGTGGATGGATCATTCTGCTTGTTTCATTTGGTTTTCATATAGCACCATAAGTCAGTATGAAATAATGTTGTTGGATATCGTGATGCTCCATTAGGTTTCATTTAAtaagtgagagaaacagaacgAAGGAAAATATACAGTCCCCAAATGTTTGAAAGCAGCACTGATAAACTGACTATGAATCCTATAGGACAGATTTACACAGAGCCCTCGATACacaaaataactaaaatgcTGTGTTAGTTAATTTGATTGCAGGAGGTAATGTGCAAATTTCCTGAGGAAATTCCAAAGATTATAGTCAGCGTCCATAGCAGGGGTCACAGCAAGAGGAAACTCAGAGGACCttgctatccaccctcttccgcatacataaGCTTTATAACAGATACTATGATAATAAGATAATATGAAATGCACCAAGTAGTTACCAACCATATGCAATATGTATATGCACCCAATACTTGCATATGGATGGTAACTACTTGGTGCATTTCATATTATCTGTATCTCTTATAAATTAGGattgtatgtttgtttattgtaaattaaGCATTATCTTGCTCCCAGTACTCTTTCAAAAGAGACCTGCAAATGAAGTATAACCTAATCCATGCATAATGGTAAACAGATGAGGTtgaagggtcttgctcaaggacccaacagtggctTTCTTGAGCTCACGTCCTCCTGGTCATGAACACAGAACCTTAACCTCTGTGGGATGTACTGCTTAATCACACACATGCCTACACACAGTCAGTGAAGAGCCTCAGTCCTAAACCTAGTCCATAAACATGGGCTCCACCTGCTTTAGACACTACACAGCAGAATAAacagtaagaacacacacagccatacaTGCCAACACATTCACTCTTTCTATGTACAAATAGACTCCATCAAGTGTGGTTCGATGCACCCACGTGTAAAGGTCCCGAGCCGGAGCGGCTGTTCCTCGAAGGTGACTACGCCTCCTCGGCTGAATTCTTCGTCACTGTCGGTGTTTTCTCCTTCCTCTACTCTATGGCAGCTCTGTCCATCTACGTCTTCCTCCTTGAGAAATACCGCGAGGGAAACCGTGGCGCACAGGCTGTAAGCGTTCTCATACTGATTGCTATACACTATTTATCATATTAATGTAGTAATATTTCCATCAAGTGGATGAAAATGGTGCTGGCTATAGAAAATCTAGGaaatttactttgtttttattagttatGAACTGAGCAGTAAAAGCAAGGATGCCCCATGATCTAAAGCAATACTGCCCATACTTTCAACTCAAATCTCAGTATCTTCCTGGAGTCAGTATTGCAATTCAGGCTGATTGATTTTAATAGAAGCTACTATAGTGTCCAATGCAGTGGTTAAATTTTATCAAAAACTAATACAGAGCTTCAGAGCAGCCTGCCCATTAGGCAGTATGGGTCACTGGCTTGATAAAGGGGCCTCATTATggtgctttttttatttactctttctTGCCAATGTTACCACTTTGGTGAAAGATGAGTAACTTTGAGAGAAATGGGGAGTAACTGAACAAGTTAATGTAAATGAGTTTTGCACTCTATCATTATCTATATTAAATGTAATCTAAAAGTTAATATCAGCCTCAGCACTCTGCCCATGGGCTATGGAGCATCTGTTatgttttgtacacttttctggcaaTAACCTTCAGAATCTCACTAGCTCTGTGTACTGTTGTGTGCTGGTTTTCAGtggcaaaacaaacatttgaacACTGTGACACATGGAATCCCTTCTTCAAAAGTTACTAGTGTTGTGTAAACAAGGTAATATGTTTGTTGACATGCTATAGGAACAGGTCAGTGGATGGTTATCTGCCCTGTCATTCATATGGCCTCTTTCTTGACTGCGTTTAATGACAAAAAGTAAGTAACTCTCTAGAAAAGCAAGTGGTCAGGCACAGAAGACTATCTAAGCGTGaccaagctagctagttaagctaCCTATATTGGTGCTTGATAGCTTGCTAATCCAGGTACCATTCGTACTTCACATGAGCTTGACTCTGAGAAGCCAAAATTTTGGTTTGTATTTGTTTCTTTCATAATTAGCCATCTAAATGTAATGGTTAAATGTCCTCCCTTGTTAATTGCATGGTGATTTGGAGTCTTCAGCTGTTTTGGACAATTGACAATTGACAAAACCTATtgacaataaaatacattttaaaaattaaataagtggCATGGGTATAGCTTCTAGCTAGAAAATACAaactacaatacactgcacaGTGCAATATTGTGTATGACCATGGCAAACATGTTGTAAGAGAACcacatttccaaaacatttctaAAGACAGCGTGGTGAGTATTTGGTATAGATGGTGTTATCTGATAGTATAGATGATGTTATCTGATCTGTTTGGCTCTTCCTCAGGATTTTGTGGTGACAGCTATTTTCGCCTTCTTTTGGTTGGTGAGCTCAGCAGCATGGGCTAAAGGCCTCTCAGATGTTAAGGAAGCCACTGACCCTGATGAGGTCATCAAGCTCATACCGGCCTGTCGGCATGAGGAGAACAACTGCAAAGAAGTGCACGAGCCCATTGTGTCTGGCCTAAACACGTCTGTGGTTAGTGCTCTATTTTCAGTTGTatatctttatttgtttacagtttgtTTTAACTTTTGATACTTAGATGGGTTGATGGATGAGTGgttgggatggatggatggctagATCGATGGATGAGTGTTTGGATGCATGTgtagatgaatggatagatgatATTTGGTGAAATGGCTGGTAAGATGGGTTGATGGTTGAGTGgttgggatggatggatgcatgtgTGGATGGATAGTTGgttgggatggatggatgaattggTGGTgatatggatggatggttggaatggatggatg
It contains:
- the sypb gene encoding synaptophysin b — encoded protein: MDVVNQLVATGQFTVIKQPLGFIKILQWFFAIFAFSTCGSYSGVFRMSVECKNRSQSDLDIDVEFSYPFRLHQVWFDAPTCKGPEPERLFLEGDYASSAEFFVTVGVFSFLYSMAALSIYVFLLEKYREGNRGAQADFVVTAIFAFFWLVSSAAWAKGLSDVKEATDPDEVIKLIPACRHEENNCKEVHEPIVSGLNTSVAFGFCNLVLWAGNLWFVFKETGWLGAFAGTYPPSGGKQPAPDSYGQAGYGQDPYAGSQGGYQPDYGQQAGGYEGGSYNQGGYDQGGPTSFSNEI